In a genomic window of Methanogenium sp. S4BF:
- a CDS encoding META domain-containing protein, with the protein MRRGVLTVGACILVLAVSFCCGCTEEPEEITGGELTGPVWLLETYVGVDGAMTAAIAEAPVTAEFVGGSVSGLSGCNRYHAAYLTDGQSLTLDLPVVTLMYCDRADVMNQEAQYLALLGTVAGYTISGDRLTFTDPSGQAILIFRMVDQNLAGTKWELTGYNNGAGGFVSVVTGSSVTAMFGEDGQMSGNAGCNSYSGSYVVSGKSISIGPLAMTEMYCMDPDGVMDQESAYFAAVQAAASYRVGAGELSLVSADGRQMAVFGPYTPNPQGVTWELSGYNNGQGGVVSPRAGTIVTAVFGADGQVTGSAGCNDYLAPYTVSGMEMTIGPVGSTRMYCDSPDGVMEQEARYLVLLGDAGMIDRTPDTLTVRDADGITLLTYTLERANPLAGDWLTVSYRDADGNLVSVLEGTELTAVFGTDWQVTGRAGCNSYFGSYTTDGQKFSVGPLGLSMMYCKSPEGVMEQESGYLTALEDAASYKIRENDLTLYDKESNPCVRYMPAP; encoded by the coding sequence ATGAGAAGAGGTGTATTGACCGTGGGGGCGTGTATCCTTGTCTTAGCCGTATCCTTCTGTTGTGGATGTACGGAGGAGCCGGAGGAGATTACAGGGGGGGAACTGACCGGTCCAGTCTGGTTGCTTGAGACATATGTGGGTGTGGATGGGGCAATGACCGCAGCGATTGCCGAAGCTCCCGTCACTGCAGAGTTTGTCGGGGGATCTGTCTCAGGTTTGTCCGGGTGCAACAGGTATCATGCGGCATATCTCACGGACGGGCAGTCACTTACCCTGGATCTCCCCGTGGTGACGCTGATGTACTGTGACAGGGCGGATGTCATGAATCAGGAAGCGCAGTACCTGGCCCTTCTTGGGACCGTTGCCGGGTACACGATATCCGGTGACCGGCTTACGTTCACAGATCCATCAGGACAGGCGATTCTCATCTTCCGGATGGTGGATCAGAATCTGGCAGGGACGAAATGGGAGCTTACCGGCTACAATAACGGAGCGGGAGGTTTTGTCTCAGTTGTCACCGGAAGTTCTGTCACGGCCATGTTCGGTGAAGACGGGCAGATGTCAGGAAATGCGGGATGCAACAGCTATTCCGGTTCATATGTCGTGAGCGGAAAAAGCATTTCCATCGGGCCTCTTGCCATGACTGAGATGTACTGCATGGACCCGGATGGCGTGATGGATCAGGAGAGTGCATATTTTGCAGCTGTGCAGGCTGCCGCCTCATACCGCGTCGGGGCAGGTGAATTGTCCCTCGTGAGTGCAGATGGCCGTCAGATGGCAGTGTTCGGACCCTATACTCCCAACCCACAAGGGGTGACCTGGGAACTGTCCGGATATAACAACGGGCAGGGCGGGGTGGTTTCACCACGGGCTGGCACTATCGTCACTGCGGTCTTTGGTGCAGACGGTCAGGTGACCGGCAGTGCCGGGTGCAACGATTATCTTGCGCCCTATACGGTGAGCGGGATGGAAATGACCATCGGGCCTGTCGGCTCAACAAGGATGTACTGCGATTCACCTGACGGGGTGATGGAGCAGGAAGCGCGGTATCTGGTCCTTCTTGGTGATGCAGGCATGATTGACCGGACACCGGACACGCTCACGGTGCGTGATGCAGACGGAATCACTCTTTTAACTTATACTCTCGAACGGGCGAATCCTCTGGCAGGTGACTGGCTGACGGTTTCATACCGGGATGCGGACGGGAATCTGGTATCCGTACTGGAGGGCACAGAGCTGACAGCGGTATTTGGGACTGACTGGCAGGTAACCGGGCGTGCAGGCTGCAATAGTTATTTTGGCTCATATACGACGGATGGACAGAAGTTTTCCGTTGGTCCGCTGGGTCTCTCCATGATGTACTGCAAATCCCCGGAAGGGGTGATGGAGCAGGAAAGCGGCTATCTGACAGCACTGGAGGATGCCGCCTCCTATAAGATCCGGGAAAATGACCTGACCTTATACGACAAAGAAAGCAACCCGTGCGTCCGGTATATGCCGGCACCCTGA
- a CDS encoding ABC transporter ATP-binding protein: MKPPVIEVEHVSLGQNGQVMLEDISLTVREHEFHAIIGPNGGGKTTLLKVILGLIRPDSGTVRVLGGTPHEMRVHLGYVPQFRTFDFQFPISVQDMVASGRLGHLAGPFQRFTREDEDAADEAMETMQITHLKDRPIHDISGGERQRAIIARALAGRPSVLLLDEPTVYVDSPTAVRFYDILSRLRESMTIVLVTHDISALSPDVTHISCVNRRLFTHHDNQITDDMIQGAYPCPVDLIAHGVPHRVIPDHENRVFGGRK, translated from the coding sequence ATGAAACCGCCGGTGATCGAAGTGGAGCACGTAAGCCTCGGCCAGAACGGCCAGGTGATGCTGGAGGATATCAGCCTCACGGTCCGGGAACATGAATTTCACGCCATCATCGGCCCCAACGGCGGCGGAAAGACCACACTCCTGAAAGTGATCCTCGGCCTCATCCGGCCGGATTCAGGCACAGTCAGGGTATTGGGCGGCACTCCCCATGAGATGCGGGTGCATCTCGGGTATGTGCCCCAGTTCCGTACATTTGACTTTCAGTTCCCGATATCCGTGCAGGACATGGTCGCATCCGGACGCCTCGGCCATCTGGCAGGCCCCTTCCAGCGGTTCACCCGTGAAGATGAGGACGCGGCAGACGAGGCGATGGAGACGATGCAGATTACCCACCTGAAAGACCGCCCCATCCATGACATCTCGGGCGGTGAGCGTCAGCGGGCGATCATTGCCCGTGCCCTCGCCGGAAGACCTTCGGTTCTGCTCCTCGATGAGCCAACCGTCTATGTCGACAGCCCGACAGCAGTGCGCTTCTATGATATTCTCAGCCGGCTGCGGGAATCGATGACCATCGTCCTTGTCACCCATGACATCAGCGCCCTCTCACCGGATGTCACCCACATCTCCTGTGTCAACCGCCGCCTCTTCACGCACCATGACAATCAGATCACCGATGATATGATCCAGGGCGCCTATCCCTGCCCGGTGGATCTCATCGCTCACGGCGTCCCCCACCGGGTTATTCCCGACCATGAGAACCGGGTCTTCGGGGGCAGGAAATGA
- a CDS encoding Xaa-Pro peptidase family protein: protein MTAPVPLTELQQRMRRFRDRMDTREPDWECVVIFSNISLYYFTGTRQDGMLLIPRSGEPIFRVRRSYERACHESAFPRIAPMRSFRDAAGDLPVMPATVHMETEVVPLALLERFRRHFPVKTIYAADTHLAAVRAVKSPYELSLMEEAGRIHQRVLEERVPELLRTGMSEAEFASLLYPVLIEEGHHGIVRFGMFDTEIVMGQIGFGESSLYPTAFNGPGGCLGLCPAVPLLGSRKRTLKDGDLVFVDIGCGVEGYHTDKTMTYVFGKGLPAEAILAHRQCVEIQDRMAAMLRPGAIPSEMYRTITDSLSPAFLENFMGFGDRRVNFLGHGVGLLIDELPVIARGFDEPVTEGMAFALEPKKGIPGVGMVGIENTFIVTPAGGRCITGTHPGLLPVPVR from the coding sequence ATGACTGCACCCGTCCCCCTCACTGAACTGCAGCAGAGAATGAGACGATTCCGGGATCGAATGGATACAAGAGAGCCGGACTGGGAGTGTGTGGTGATATTCAGCAATATCAGCCTCTACTACTTCACCGGCACCCGGCAGGATGGCATGCTCCTCATCCCCCGCAGCGGTGAACCGATTTTCCGGGTCAGACGCAGCTATGAACGGGCCTGTCACGAATCGGCATTCCCCCGGATTGCACCAATGCGGAGTTTCCGTGATGCGGCAGGTGATCTGCCGGTCATGCCTGCCACCGTCCACATGGAGACTGAGGTGGTGCCGCTTGCCCTGCTTGAGCGTTTCCGCAGACACTTCCCGGTCAAAACAATTTATGCGGCAGACACCCATCTTGCCGCTGTCCGGGCGGTGAAAAGCCCGTATGAACTCAGCCTGATGGAAGAGGCGGGCCGGATTCACCAGAGAGTGCTCGAAGAACGGGTCCCGGAACTGCTCAGGACAGGTATGAGTGAAGCGGAGTTTGCCTCCCTCCTTTATCCGGTCCTCATCGAGGAAGGGCACCATGGCATCGTCCGGTTCGGCATGTTTGACACCGAGATTGTCATGGGACAAATAGGATTCGGAGAGAGCAGCCTTTACCCCACCGCATTCAACGGGCCGGGGGGCTGCCTTGGCCTCTGTCCGGCAGTCCCGCTCCTGGGGAGCAGGAAGCGGACCCTCAAAGACGGCGATCTGGTCTTCGTGGACATCGGCTGCGGCGTGGAGGGCTATCATACCGACAAGACCATGACCTATGTCTTCGGGAAGGGCCTTCCGGCAGAAGCCATCCTCGCACACCGCCAGTGTGTCGAAATCCAGGACAGGATGGCTGCCATGCTCAGGCCCGGCGCTATCCCCTCAGAAATGTACCGGACCATCACAGACTCCCTCTCCCCCGCATTTCTGGAGAATTTCATGGGGTTCGGTGACCGGCGGGTGAACTTCCTCGGCCATGGCGTGGGTCTTCTCATCGATGAACTGCCGGTTATAGCCCGTGGCTTTGACGAACCCGTCACAGAAGGGATGGCATTCGCCCTTGAACCCAAGAAAGGTATCCCCGGTGTCGGGATGGTGGGAATCGAGAACACCTTTATCGTCACCCCTGCAGGGGGACGGTGCATCACCGGCACCCACCCCGGACTTCTGCCGGTGCCGGTCAGATAA
- a CDS encoding zinc ABC transporter substrate-binding protein — MASAVFGCGCINDITPVAPSSGEMNHTAPLPVAVTIPPYREFAEAVGGDRVTVMVMVPPGASPHTYEPTPGQLKALSETPLYLAVGTGIEFEDAWMKRLTSVNPGMQVVDTSAGITLVSTDAGGIPITDGSIRYDPHVWLSPVNVRIIARNIADAYITESPDDAAYFEARYAAYDAYLARLDEEITEVFADAGEKTVLVYHPAWGYYADRYGLSMTSVEADGKEPSPATLKTIITAAEEKGIPVIFASPESPTRNAQAIADEIGGSVVYISPLAENYTENLMQVTGAFRTWAV; from the coding sequence ATGGCATCTGCTGTATTCGGCTGCGGATGTATAAATGATATAACACCCGTGGCGCCTTCATCCGGAGAGATGAACCACACAGCACCACTCCCCGTCGCAGTCACCATCCCGCCGTACCGGGAGTTTGCCGAAGCCGTCGGGGGTGACCGGGTAACGGTCATGGTTATGGTGCCTCCCGGCGCCAGCCCGCACACCTACGAACCCACACCCGGACAGCTGAAGGCACTCTCAGAAACACCGCTCTATCTGGCAGTGGGCACCGGCATCGAATTTGAGGATGCCTGGATGAAGAGGCTGACCTCGGTGAACCCCGGCATGCAGGTCGTGGACACATCGGCAGGCATTACCCTGGTATCCACGGATGCCGGGGGCATCCCCATCACGGATGGCAGTATTCGCTATGACCCCCATGTCTGGCTATCGCCGGTAAATGTTCGTATCATCGCACGGAACATTGCCGATGCCTATATCACGGAATCACCTGACGATGCCGCATATTTTGAGGCACGGTATGCCGCCTATGATGCATACCTCGCACGCCTCGACGAAGAGATTACAGAAGTCTTCGCCGATGCGGGAGAGAAAACCGTGCTTGTCTATCACCCCGCGTGGGGATATTATGCCGACCGCTACGGGCTTTCCATGACATCGGTTGAAGCGGACGGGAAAGAGCCCTCACCGGCCACACTCAAAACAATCATCACCGCCGCAGAAGAGAAAGGCATCCCGGTCATATTTGCCTCCCCGGAATCCCCGACCCGCAATGCACAGGCCATTGCAGATGAGATCGGCGGCAGTGTCGTCTATATCAGTCCCCTTGCAGAGAACTACACCGAAAACCTGATGCAGGTCACCGGGGCCTTCCGGACATGGGCGGTGTGA
- a CDS encoding rubredoxin, whose amino-acid sequence MNQYRCKKCGYVYLPESGDHTQGIPANTPFEDLPATWVCPRCGAEKKSFVMIV is encoded by the coding sequence ATGAACCAGTATAGATGCAAAAAATGCGGCTATGTCTATCTTCCGGAGAGCGGTGACCACACGCAGGGCATCCCGGCGAACACCCCGTTTGAAGACCTGCCCGCCACCTGGGTCTGCCCGCGGTGCGGTGCGGAGAAGAAGAGTTTTGTGATGATTGTGTGA
- a CDS encoding metal ABC transporter permease, producing the protein MIEALGFEFFRNALIAGLLASIACGVIGSFVVVKRMASLAGGISHAAFGGIGLGYFLGIDPLAGAAAVALGTSAATAWIRMKAHQHLDTLVGAVWATGMAAGILFIYITPGFAPDLFSYLFGNILLVPRGTLYSMAILTAGICGIVAILYPRLVAVTFDEEYASVMDLHPDRIMVILLLLTGLTVVMLIQIVGIILVIALLTLPAATARLFSRSMKGLIVGASLLGIVFTTAGIWLSYAFDIPSGATIVIVSACVYFGALPLQRRIQGRRKSI; encoded by the coding sequence ATGATCGAGGCGCTGGGGTTTGAATTCTTCCGCAATGCACTCATCGCGGGACTCCTCGCAAGCATTGCCTGCGGCGTCATCGGCAGTTTCGTGGTCGTCAAACGCATGGCGTCCCTCGCAGGCGGCATCTCCCATGCGGCCTTCGGGGGGATCGGCCTAGGGTATTTTCTGGGTATCGACCCGCTTGCAGGCGCCGCGGCAGTCGCCCTCGGCACCTCTGCTGCCACCGCATGGATACGGATGAAGGCGCACCAGCATCTCGACACACTCGTGGGTGCGGTGTGGGCCACCGGCATGGCGGCAGGCATCCTTTTTATCTACATCACTCCCGGATTTGCGCCTGACCTTTTCAGCTACCTCTTCGGAAATATTCTCCTGGTCCCCCGTGGCACGCTCTATTCCATGGCCATTCTCACTGCAGGCATCTGCGGCATTGTGGCCATCCTCTACCCCCGCCTTGTGGCAGTCACCTTTGATGAGGAGTATGCCTCGGTGATGGACCTCCACCCCGACCGAATCATGGTCATCCTCCTGCTTCTGACCGGCCTCACCGTGGTGATGCTCATCCAGATCGTGGGCATCATACTGGTGATTGCCCTCCTGACACTCCCTGCGGCAACCGCCCGCCTCTTTTCCCGCAGCATGAAAGGGCTTATTGTCGGTGCATCGCTCCTCGGCATCGTCTTCACCACTGCAGGCATCTGGCTCTCCTATGCCTTTGACATCCCGTCCGGTGCGACGATTGTGATCGTGAGTGCATGTGTGTATTTCGGAGCGCTCCCCCTGCAGCGGCGGATACAGGGGCGCAGGAAATCAATCTGA
- a CDS encoding PAS domain S-box protein gives MPAVSPLIFEALVGFCLVSALITYSLGIFVYAQKPGSTIHRLFLALMLAATYWALGEFFIWQAADYAGFLFWLKASSVWTIVFAISVHFIIAFTDAIPSKGMQRAFTLGTGLYLPAVLFALIGISTDWVYAITYEPGFGYVYLPVLTNPVCQIITCYYFLLMVWAFYAIYLSWQRAPSGRIRHQNRLVCVGVATVIVFGSLSGAILPLFGIHTPNLVFIGIVIFSVLIVYAIRKYGLFVLSPETAVAEILRTMPDGMVLTDLDGQIIAVNQSATEIFCATEAGLISRSVSSIIPDEAYGAIRQTFRGEVRVSDFELILPHEVPRVVSIAGSMVMDRDGKPAGIVLIIRDITERKASETALRIANEKISLLSQLTRHDISNLVTALSGYLAILEDDPHGGESGQYLSLSVGIVDKIIQHLRFSREYQEIGSKTPVWQGLGTMIEHAVQGLPHEGVDIQVRIIPVEMFADPLSEKVMYNLLENAIRHGETVKCVRITTEEQADGTLVLLFEDDGTGVSEDEKEKIFRFGYGKNTGFGLSFSREILSVTDIGISETGTEGEGARFEIRIPPRAWRYPE, from the coding sequence ATGCCTGCAGTATCACCGCTCATTTTTGAAGCTCTCGTCGGTTTCTGTCTCGTTTCGGCACTTATCACCTATAGTCTGGGGATCTTTGTCTATGCGCAAAAACCCGGGTCAACGATTCATCGCCTCTTTTTGGCACTGATGCTCGCCGCGACGTACTGGGCCCTCGGGGAGTTTTTCATCTGGCAGGCTGCCGACTATGCCGGCTTCCTCTTCTGGCTGAAGGCGAGCTCTGTCTGGACCATCGTGTTCGCAATTTCTGTCCATTTTATCATTGCATTCACTGATGCCATCCCCTCAAAAGGCATGCAACGAGCATTTACCCTGGGTACGGGCCTCTATCTGCCTGCTGTCCTGTTCGCCCTGATAGGGATATCCACCGACTGGGTCTATGCCATTACCTACGAACCGGGTTTTGGCTATGTCTACCTGCCGGTGCTGACAAATCCCGTCTGCCAGATAATTACCTGCTATTACTTTCTTCTCATGGTCTGGGCATTCTACGCTATTTACCTCTCATGGCAGCGGGCACCCTCCGGGAGGATCCGGCATCAGAATCGCCTTGTCTGTGTCGGTGTTGCAACGGTCATCGTCTTTGGGTCCCTCTCGGGTGCGATTCTCCCGCTCTTTGGCATTCATACCCCGAATCTGGTCTTCATCGGGATTGTCATCTTCTCTGTGCTCATCGTTTATGCCATTCGGAAGTACGGCCTCTTTGTGCTGAGCCCGGAGACGGCGGTCGCCGAGATCCTCCGGACCATGCCTGATGGGATGGTCCTGACAGATTTGGATGGGCAGATCATCGCGGTGAACCAGTCCGCGACAGAGATCTTTTGTGCTACGGAGGCAGGTCTTATCAGCAGATCCGTCAGTTCGATCATCCCCGATGAGGCATATGGGGCCATCAGGCAGACGTTCCGAGGGGAGGTGAGGGTCTCGGACTTCGAGCTAATCCTCCCCCATGAGGTACCCCGTGTTGTCAGTATTGCGGGGTCGATGGTCATGGACCGGGACGGGAAGCCTGCCGGCATCGTCCTTATCATTCGTGATATCACGGAGAGGAAGGCATCGGAGACCGCTCTTCGGATTGCAAATGAAAAAATATCCCTGCTCTCGCAACTGACCCGGCACGACATCAGCAATCTTGTCACCGCTCTCTCCGGCTATCTGGCCATTCTTGAAGATGACCCTCATGGCGGGGAGAGCGGGCAGTATCTCTCACTTTCCGTTGGGATTGTCGATAAGATTATTCAGCACCTCCGTTTCTCCCGCGAGTATCAGGAGATCGGTTCGAAAACACCCGTATGGCAGGGGCTTGGAACAATGATTGAACATGCGGTACAGGGTCTCCCTCATGAGGGTGTTGACATACAGGTACGGATCATTCCGGTGGAGATGTTTGCTGACCCCCTTTCTGAAAAGGTGATGTATAATCTGCTCGAAAACGCGATTCGTCACGGCGAAACGGTAAAATGCGTTCGTATCACCACCGAAGAGCAGGCCGACGGCACACTGGTGCTTCTTTTCGAAGACGACGGCACGGGTGTAAGTGAGGATGAGAAGGAGAAGATATTCCGGTTCGGGTACGGAAAGAATACCGGGTTCGGACTGTCGTTCTCCCGTGAGATTCTCTCCGTTACCGATATTGGCATCTCTGAGACGGGAACCGAAGGAGAAGGGGCCCGTTTTGAGATCCGCATCCCTCCCCGGGCATGGAGATATCCGGAATAA
- a CDS encoding NAD(P)/FAD-dependent oxidoreductase, which yields MEDGPRGAILQRDKQSYAIVPRTPAGIVSPEDLENIIKVVRRYEIPVIKITSGQRMVLVGIKEDDVEKIWNELGMTVGEATAPCVHYVQACPGTVVCKYGLQDSLGLGLELEEMYQDMHLPAKLKMGVSGCPRCCGESHLRDIGVLGTGKGWTVIFGGNSGGRPRIGDVIAKELSADEVKDLVKRLLVYYRDTANPGERTARFVERVGMDTIKSDLLSKIPYIPLAGLNLQ from the coding sequence ATGGAAGACGGTCCCCGAGGAGCAATCCTCCAGCGTGATAAACAATCCTATGCAATCGTCCCCCGTACACCCGCAGGGATTGTCAGCCCGGAAGATCTGGAGAATATCATCAAGGTTGTCCGGCGCTATGAGATCCCGGTGATAAAAATAACATCCGGACAGCGGATGGTGCTTGTTGGCATCAAAGAAGACGATGTGGAGAAGATATGGAATGAACTGGGCATGACTGTCGGTGAAGCCACCGCACCCTGTGTGCATTATGTGCAGGCATGCCCCGGCACCGTGGTCTGCAAATACGGGCTGCAGGATTCACTTGGTCTCGGACTTGAACTTGAAGAGATGTACCAGGACATGCATCTGCCGGCAAAGCTGAAGATGGGCGTCTCCGGCTGCCCACGGTGCTGTGGTGAGAGTCACCTGAGAGATATCGGTGTGCTGGGCACCGGGAAAGGCTGGACCGTCATTTTCGGCGGCAATTCCGGCGGACGGCCACGCATCGGAGATGTGATTGCAAAAGAACTCTCGGCAGATGAGGTAAAAGACCTGGTAAAACGCCTCCTTGTGTATTACCGGGATACCGCAAACCCCGGTGAAAGGACCGCCCGTTTCGTGGAACGGGTCGGCATGGACACCATCAAAAGCGATCTGCTCTCGAAAATACCATACATACCTCTTGCGGGTCTCAATCTGCAATAG
- the iorB gene encoding indolepyruvate ferredoxin oxidoreductase subunit beta: MSQSFDVLIVGVGGQGTILASNILGEACLIAGLPVRGAETHGMAQRGGSVETHIRIGGIYGPLISPGTADIIISFDLLEALRYRHFLKPGGSIVTSDAVIIPTSAFTAGAEVPTQAEILERLADISCTAIDAAGLATEAGTILAQNVVMLGAASHALPLSVEALREAISRSVPPKTVETNLRAFELGRACLQK, translated from the coding sequence ATGAGCCAATCCTTTGATGTGCTGATTGTCGGCGTCGGCGGACAGGGCACTATTCTCGCCTCAAACATTCTCGGCGAGGCATGCCTGATTGCGGGTCTGCCGGTCCGCGGTGCAGAGACCCACGGTATGGCACAACGGGGTGGGTCTGTGGAGACCCATATCAGGATTGGCGGAATCTACGGCCCTCTCATCTCGCCGGGTACCGCTGACATCATCATCTCGTTTGACCTGCTGGAAGCCCTCCGCTACCGCCACTTCCTCAAACCCGGCGGCAGCATCGTGACCAGTGATGCCGTCATTATCCCGACATCGGCCTTCACCGCCGGTGCGGAGGTGCCGACGCAGGCTGAGATTCTGGAGCGCCTCGCAGATATCTCCTGCACCGCGATTGACGCGGCAGGGCTTGCAACGGAGGCAGGCACCATTCTCGCGCAGAATGTGGTGATGCTGGGTGCGGCGTCACACGCACTGCCGCTGAGTGTTGAGGCGCTCAGGGAGGCCATCTCCCGGTCTGTGCCGCCGAAGACGGTGGAGACCAATCTCCGGGCCTTTGAACTGGGCCGGGCGTGCCTACAGAAATAA
- a CDS encoding MFS transporter — protein MAQEHSFMEPVISLSGGSRRKAYAIILLFGIVSLFGDMIYEGARGVAGPYIYLLGGSAFVVAFVAGFGEFVGYGLRLVSGYVADSTRHYWALTFMGYGMLIAVPFLALAGSWEIAAVLYIIERMGKGIRAPAKDAILSNVTAPVGRGWGFAIHEAMDQVGAIAGPLIFSAAFLVQGDYRGGFVLLLIPFVLMMAALFITRMKAPVPEEMEVASGISGKKLSTRALVPYGVFTALTMAGFAVFPLIAFHYSSAGIVPYEQIPLFYAIAMGADAVVALIAGRLYDRHGLIILGAAPVISLVIPFFAFAGSYSSALPAALLWGSVMGIQETILRAAVADYTAVSKRGLAYGIFNTVYGASWFGGSLILGWAYGVSITLVIGFMAVMQCIALPVFFYARSVMEKGEGGVAV, from the coding sequence ATGGCGCAGGAACACTCATTCATGGAACCGGTCATCTCCCTCTCTGGCGGCAGCAGACGGAAGGCCTATGCCATTATCCTTCTCTTTGGCATTGTCTCCCTTTTCGGGGATATGATCTACGAAGGGGCACGGGGTGTGGCGGGCCCGTACATCTACCTCCTCGGCGGAAGTGCATTTGTGGTCGCATTTGTAGCCGGTTTTGGGGAGTTTGTCGGGTATGGCCTGCGCCTGGTGTCGGGATATGTCGCCGACTCCACCCGTCATTACTGGGCACTGACATTTATGGGGTACGGCATGCTCATTGCAGTCCCGTTTCTTGCTCTTGCCGGATCATGGGAGATTGCCGCCGTCCTCTATATCATTGAACGGATGGGGAAGGGCATCCGGGCACCGGCCAAGGATGCCATCCTCTCGAATGTGACGGCTCCTGTCGGAAGAGGGTGGGGATTTGCCATCCACGAGGCGATGGATCAGGTGGGGGCCATCGCGGGGCCGCTCATATTCTCTGCCGCATTTCTGGTGCAGGGTGACTACCGGGGCGGGTTTGTCCTGCTCCTCATTCCCTTTGTACTGATGATGGCCGCACTGTTCATCACCCGGATGAAGGCGCCGGTGCCGGAGGAGATGGAGGTGGCATCGGGCATCTCCGGGAAGAAGCTCTCAACGCGGGCACTGGTGCCCTATGGCGTGTTCACTGCGCTGACCATGGCAGGGTTTGCCGTATTTCCCCTCATCGCCTTTCACTATTCATCTGCCGGCATCGTCCCGTATGAGCAGATCCCGCTCTTCTATGCGATTGCAATGGGGGCAGATGCGGTGGTGGCACTGATCGCCGGGCGGCTGTACGACCGGCACGGACTCATCATTCTCGGTGCAGCACCGGTTATCAGCCTTGTGATTCCCTTCTTCGCATTTGCCGGTTCATATTCTTCAGCCCTTCCGGCAGCCCTGCTCTGGGGCTCTGTGATGGGCATACAGGAGACGATCCTCAGGGCAGCGGTCGCTGACTATACTGCCGTTTCCAAACGGGGACTGGCCTACGGCATCTTCAATACGGTGTACGGGGCGTCATGGTTCGGGGGGAGCCTGATTCTCGGATGGGCCTATGGCGTCTCCATCACGCTTGTTATCGGCTTTATGGCAGTGATGCAGTGCATCGCCCTTCCGGTCTTCTTCTATGCACGGTCTGTCATGGAGAAGGGTGAGGGAGGAGTGGCGGTATGA